The DNA region TCGTCATTCCCGCGCTGGCGGGAATCTTAATGCGAGCGCATTGGCATTAAGATTCCCAATTAAATTGGGTACCGTGACTGACGTCAACGGCAATGCGGTGTTAGACTGAACGACACATCACCTTCAATTGACGGATTAGTTTTCCTATCGCCCTTCGTTCCGCTCTTTTCGTTCTCTGCGCTGCAACCTGCGTTGTTTGCGTTGCTGGTGGCTTTTCTGCATTGCTTTAAAGTTTGCAATATGCGTTTTAATCTCGTTTTCCTTTTCTTCCGTAATGCCAACGCTATGTTTTATTCCGGCGAAAAGACTACGCCAGATCAAATTGAAAAATGACGAGCCAGGCGGGCGATCGTAAGCCACATCAGCCGTTATCAACTTTCCATCCGGGCCGGGGTTTTCAGAATTTATAATCAATGCGTTCGCCAAAAATGATAGTAATCCCCGTTTCACCAGGTGATCCTTTGTGGGGTCGTTCTTCATCAACGCCACAGAAAGATCGTAATACGAAAACACAACTTTTCCCTTGGCGCCCAAATCGTTCGCTTTAAAATTAAATTTCAGCTGGTCTACACTGCCCCTGTTTACTCTTACCAACCCCAGGGGCGTAGTAATTTTATTCAAAACGCGGGCATTAAAGCTGTGCAGCACCCCATCGTAGGCAAATGCCCCATCTTTGGCGGTAAGGTCGAACTTAAAGTTAACATCAAGTTTGCCCTGAGCAAATAAGTACGAGGTAAGGTTCACTTCCATAATCGGGTTTATGGCTTTGATTTTTTCGAGGTTAGTGGCATTTTTAATGGTACCCGAGGTATGCTCGAAGGTAATCTTTCCCGTTCGATCGCTCTCATCGTTATAAACCGCATAGCTTACGTCGATATTGTTCAGTTTGATTTTCTGAACAAGCAATGGCGCCTCTACCATTTGCAACAGCTGGTGCGGAAACTTACCGATCTTGCTCTGCCGAGGCTTATTACGCAAACTATCGTTGTTAAAAACCGAAACATAGCCCTGCGCAATATTCATTTCCTTTGCCCAGAGTTCCTGCTTGCTAATGTAGAGCGGCAAATCGATGCCGTTGAGCAAAATATTGTTCATCTTAATCGCGAAGCGCTCTCGGGCATACCCAGCTCGCTTACCAAACGCCATTTCGCTGTAACGAGGTGCTAAAGCAAAGCTGTCTATCCTCAATTTTCCCGTTGTTGCTCTAAAATCAAGCTTATCTACCTTAATATCGTACATTTTATCAGGCGTATGATAAACATAATTTTTTAGGGTTATCACGATGTCTTTCAGCAGATAAAACCGCGTTGGATCATCAGCCGAAGTAGAATCTATCAACAAATCTGTTAAAGTGATATTTAAATCATTAATTAAAAAAGGTCTGGCATTACTTACGTTTTTGTTCACGTACTTAAAACTGGCATCCTTAAATCGAATCGATTTTATTGAAAACTCCGCGAGGCTTTTAGAGATAAACGCATACGGCGATTTGATGGGCCGGGGCGCTCTCCCCTCGTTAAACGCGTACTGTTTGTTTTGCATTAAAACTTCGGGCTTATCAAAAATGATATCATTTAACTGCAGCTTTCGCTCACGATATAATTTCAACGGGTGGAAGTGCCGTACCGAAAGCTTTTTCAAACTAACGGTATATAAGTTGTTTGGCGCACGTTTTAATGCAATAAGCTCCTTATAACGATTGGTGTCAGGTGTAATTTTAACGTTTGTTAAACTTGCATTTCCGGTTAGAATATTGGTTGATACCCGCGAAAAACTAATGGTATATAAGCTGTCCGTAGATTGATAAACAAGCGTCTTGATCCGATCGGTAAGAAGCGGCCGCGATTTAACATTTAAATACCACGCGGCGGCAGAAAGGATTAAAAATAGAACCAACAGAAGTGCGGTGATCCATTTAAGTATTTTGTAACGTTTGCTTTTGGTGGCCTGCATTTAAAAAGAGCTGTATTTATTAGCAATATACATTTAAAACAGATTGGTTTAAAATGTGCGTGTTAATTTTCCCTCCCGCTACCCGCTAATCGGGATTTCAATCTCGACCACTTAACATCTCGTTCCACTCTCCGTCATTCCCACGCAGGTGGGAATCTTAATGCAAGGAGCTTCTTTACGCATTCGGATCCCTCCCGAAGTTTCGGGAAGGATGACGACCGTTCTCGGATGGCGCCATAGCACGTGTACCCTCGCTAATTGGGATTTCTAATCCCGATTCCTTTAGCTGTGGATTTGAAATCCACCGTTATATAGGTCGAGATTACAAATCTCAACCAGCATCAGCGGGCGTTAGGCCAAATTCGTTCCCTAGTTTTTCGCGACCGCTAACCACTCGCTAATTGGGATTTCCAATCCCGATTCCTTTAGCTGTGGATTTGAAATCCACCGTTATATAGGTCGAGATTACAAATCTCAACCAGCATTAGCGGGCGTTAGGCCAAATTCGTTCCCTAGTTTTTCGCGACCGCTAACCAATCGCTAATTGGGATTTCCAATCCCGATTCCTCTAGCTGTGGATTTAAAATCCACCGTTATATAGGTCGAGATTACAAATCTCGACCAGCATTAGCGGGCGTTAGGCCAAATTCGTTCCCTAGTTTTTCGCGACCGCTAACCAATCGCTAATTGGGATTTCCAATCCCGATTCCTCTAGCTGTGGATTTAAAATCCACCGTTATGTAGATCGAGATTACAAATCTCGACCAGCGCCAGTCACCAGCGCCAGTCACCAGCGCCAGTCACCAGCGCCAGTCACCAGCGCCAGTCACCAGCGCCAGTCACCAGCGCCAGTCACCAGCGCCAGTCACCAGCGCCAGTCACCAGCGTTAGCAGCATTAGTCACCATCATCAGCGCTCAATTCTTCGCTCTTTTCGCCCTTCTGGCCTCCCGCCGATCTTCGCGCTTTTGTTCTCTGATCTTTTTGGCGATTACTTTTTGCTGCTTAACCGGGTTCTTCTCCGGAACTATTCCAACGCCAACAATGTCTTTTATGCCCACAAAAACCGTTTTCCACATTAGGTTGAAGAACGATGCCGAATTGATTCGCGTATTCGTCATTGTTGCAGTTCGGGGCGCCTCTCCTTTCAATGGATTTTGATCCTTTACCAACACCGCGTTTGCCAGGAACGACAGAAATCCTTTTTCTTTAGTTCCTTCACCATCAATGTTATCCGATAACAATTTCACCTTTAAATTGGTATACAACATACTTATTGAGCCAGAGGCGGAGCGCAAATTACCTGTCGCCTTAAAATTTACACGTTGCACATTGCCACTTTCAATTTCAACAAGACCCAGATTTTTTGCCAATGAGTTCAGCTTTTTAAAATCGAATTTGCCCAGGCTACCGCTATAAGTAAATGCAGCGTTTTTATCCGTTAAGTTAAAATCGATCTTTACGTTCATTTTGCCTGATCCCATTAGCAGCGTATTCAAATCTGCTACCGCATGGTTGTTCTTCGCAAGCTTAACACTGTCGTTGGTCACATTTACAATATCGCCGGTTACTGATTTAAACTCAACCGCACCCGTTTTTTTGCTTGCAGGGTTGTACTCCGCATACCTCACATCAACATTGGTCAGCTTCACTGTGTCGATCTTAATTGGAAGCTTAAGCCGCTTTAGGGCCATGTGTGGGTAATTCCGCCCTTTATCGAGGTTTGCAGGCGCAGGCGACTCACGGCTCATAAATACCTCTACATTTGCGGGCCCAATTTTTAATGCCCTTGCGTGCAATTTCTGATCCGTGTTCAGCCCAATAAAATCTACGCCATTAAATTCAATTTTACTAAAAGCAAGATCGTACCGGTCTTTCTGAATAGTGTATTTTCGGGCAAAGGTTAGCTCATCATAAAGCGGCGTTAGCTTAAATCCTTTTACGGTAATTTTTTTCGATGCCGCCGATCCCGAAATCGTATCTACTTTCATCGAGTACATTTTGTCTTTCGTAACCGATTTATAACCAGCTAATTGAAAAGAAACATCTTTGGTGTAGTAAAATCGCGAAGTGTCATTTCCGGATAGAGAATCGAGCAAAAAATCCTTAACCGAAATATCGAGATGCTTCACCGAATTTTTCGTTTTCTTTGCTCCGCTTCTGTTAATGTAATCAAAATCAGCATCGACAATTCTAACCGAATGTATGCGAACGGATTTAAATGTTTTGGAGATTTGCTCGTAAAGCGACTTTTCTGGCTTAATCGTGTCCTTCTCTTTCGGTACCTTGTTAAAAATCATGTTGATCGAAGGCTTATCCAGGCGGATTTCGTTCACATTAATGCGCTTTTTAAAATAAGCAGTTAACAGGCCAACACGCGTTATCTGAAGCTTTTTTAGCTTTACTTCAAAAGTGTGTGCTGGCGCAAGCTTCATCAGCTTTAAACTATCAAATACCGCTGTATCGTACTTCAGGGTAACATCGCGGAGGGCTAAACTCCCCGTAATTACATTCAGATTGATACTTTTAAAATCTATTTTATAGAGGTGATGCGAGCCATTGTAAACCCCATCCTTAATTTTTTCGCTTACAATTGGCTTTAGGTGGGCACTAATATACATTGCGGCAAACGCCAGGATCAAAATCAATCCACCCACAATGCTGCCAATCCATACCCAAAGTTTGTTTCTGTTCTGTGCTGTCATGTTTAACGCTTATCGATAGGTAACACATTGAAGCGTAGAAAGTTTTTAGGCAATTTAAGGGCGCTTTAGGAGAAAGATTCCCGCCTGCGCAGAATGACGACGCAAGAAAGGAAATATGTTCACAAGATGAGGTCCAGCCGGGAAAATAATCAATTTGTAAACATTTGAAGTAAATATGTCACTTTGTCACTTTTAATTAAATTTATGTATTTTTGCAATCCGCAAAAGTTTTTAAGCAATGATTGATTTACAAATACAGGATAAGACGCACGATGAGGCAAGACAAGGTGAGGCTTTAATTTTAGATGCACCCGTTAAAGCCGATGCCCGTAAATTATATATCGAAAGTTATGGCTGTGCAATGAACTTCGCCGACAGTGAAATCGTTGCTTCTATACTTTCAGAAACAGGCTTTGAAACTACAGGAGATTACCATCAGGCAGATGTGATCTTTATAAACACCTGTTCCATTCGCGAAAATGCGGAAACAAGAGTTAGAAACCGATTATCGCAGTTTGGAGCTGAGAAACGCCGTAATCCAAAGTTAATTGTTGGTGTTTTAGGCTGCATGGCAGAACGTTTGAAATCGAAATTTTTAGAAGAAGAGCGTTTGGTGGATGTAGTTGTTGGGCCCGATGCCTACCGCGATTTGCCCAACCTAATTGAGCAGGTAGAAAGCGGACATAAAGCAGTTAACGTACTCCTGTCTCGCGAAGAAACCTACGCCGATATTAGTCCCGTTCGCTTAAACAGCAACGGCATCACCGCGTTTATTTCCATCACTCGCGGCTGTAATAACATGTGCTCATTTTGTGTGGTGCCTTTTACCCGTGGCCGCGAGCGTAGCCGTGATGCACACTCAATTGTAGCAGAAGCAAGGGCTTTGTTCGAGGCAGGTTACCGTGAGGTTACCCTACTCGGCCAAAACGTAGATTCGTACACCTGGACACCAGGGGCCCTCACTAACCCTTCCGGGGAGAGAGGGAACGCAGAGTTGCCTAACCAACCTAATGGGCAAGTCTCCCCTACAGGGGGAGATTTAGAGGGGGCTTTAGCCGGAGTTGTTAACTTTGCCAACCTTTTAGAAATGGTCGCTTTGGTAAGCCCCGAATTAAGGGTTCGGTTTTCCACCTCGCACCCAAAGGATATTACAGACGAGGTTTTACATACCATTGCCAAATACGATAACATTTGCAACTATATTCATTTACCGGTACAATCGGGCAATACCCGGGTACTGGAACTGATGAACAGAACCTACACACGCGAATGGTACATTAACCGCATCGATGCCATTCGGAATATCATTCCGGGTTGTGCCATCTCAACAGATATTATTGCGGGTTTCTGCACCGAAACTGAAGAAGAGCATCAGGAAACACTGAGCATGATGGATTATGTGCAATATGATTTCGCCTATAACTTTACGTACTCAGAAAGACCGGGAACGCTGGCAGCACGTAAGCTGGAAGATGATATTCCTGAAGAGGTGAAAAAACGCCGTTTAGCCGAGATATTGGCAAAACAACAGGCACACTCGTTAATGCGTTTGCAGGAATGGGTGGGCAAAACCGTTCGCGTTTTAATCGAAGGCACCTCAAAAAAATCTGACAAGGATTACTGTGGCAGAGGAGATAGCGGTGCAATGGCCATCTTTCCGGCGGTTGACAATGTAAAACCAGGCGAGTACGCAAATGTTTATATAGAAAGATGTACATCGGCCACGCTGATTGGAAGAATAGTTTAGGAGAAAGTTCGGAGTCCGGAGTCTGAAAGTCCGAAGTGCTAGAGCTGAAAGACTAAAACTTTAAAAAGGCGAAAGGTAGAAGGTTTAAAGACTAAAGCTGAAAGCTTCAAGATTGATTTACAAATACAAAAAAGCGCAAGGTAGAAAGGTTAGGCGGGCTTGATACTAAATACTTGATTCTAAAAGATTGTGGCGACCGAAAGGAAACTCTCATAGCTCACATCTCAATACTCAAATCTAATAAATGGATACACAAAATATTAAACAACGATTCGGGATTATCGGCAATTCGCCGCTCCTCAACCGTGCCATAGATATTGCAAGCCAGGTTGCCCCAACGGATATGTCGGTATTAATTACTGGCGAAAGCGGAAGCGGTAAAGAGGTTTTCTCGCACATTATCCATCAAATGAGTGCCCGCAAGCACGGCGCATTTATTGCCGTAAACTGCGGGGCCATACCAGAGGGAACGATAGATTCTGAACTTTTTGGACACGAAAAAGGCTCATTTACAGGCGCACACGAAGCCCGTAAAGGATACTTCGAAGTTGCAAATGGTGGTACCATCTTTTTAGATGAGGTTGCCGAATTGCCATTGGGGACACAGGCCCGTTTGTTAAGAATTTTAGAAAGTGGAGAATATTTAAGGGTAGGTTCATCTAAAGTTCAAAAAACCGATGTGCGTATTATTGCCGCCACCAATGTAGATGTTTATAACCGCGTAAAAAATGGCAAGTTCCGCGAGGATTTATATTACAGGTTAAATACCGTTCCCTTACGAATTCCAGCGCTGCACGAACGTAAAGAGGACATTTACCTGCTTTTTAGAAAGTTTGCTGCCGATTTTAGCGACAAATACCGCAGCCCCGGATTGCACCTCGAACAAGACGCTGTAAATATATTAACAAATTACAGTTGGCCAGGAAATGTGCGCCAGCTAAAAAATATTGCCGAGCAGATTTGCGTTTTAGAGAAAGATAGAAATGTGACCGGACAAGCGCTGCTAAACTATATTCCCAACGAAGCGGGAAGCAATTTGCCAATGACGATCAATTCTCAATCGAAAGAAGATTTTACAGAAAGAGATATTTTGTACAAAGTGCTTTTCGATATGAAAAAGGATATGGTTGAGCTTAAAAAACTGGTAGCAGAAATTATTCAGCATGGCGGCAATACCGCAACGGTTCTGGCCGACAATCCTCAATACATCAATCAGCTTTACCGGGATGTAGAATTACCTGCCGGACAGGAACATGCCTTTACCATTCAGCACCATACGCCAGGCAACAACGTAAACAACAACAACAATTCTGATTATTTTGCGCACGATGCAGAAGAAGTTGAAGAATCGCTGTCGTTAGTCGACAAAGAATCTGATTTGATTAAAAAGGCGTTGAAAAAACACAAAGGCAAGCGCAAATTCGCCGCTCAGGAGTTGGGCATATCCGAACGCACGCTCTACAGAAAAATTAAGGAATTAAATTTATAAGTTAAAAATGGTGATTAACAAACCAAAAGTCGCTTACTTGTTTCAAGCGGCAAAATTACTTTCATTTTTCGTTGTCGCTGCATTATTCAGCGCATGCTCTTATAAATTTAGCGGCGCATCTATTCCCGCAGAAATGAAAACGGTAACCGTTCGCGTGTTCGAGAACAATGCACCATTGGTAGTGCCAACACTGAGCAATTCGTTTACAGAAGCCGTTAAAACAAGGATTCGCAACCAAACGAGGCTCGCCGTGGTACCCAACGAAGGGCAGGCAATTTTTGAGGGCCGAATTACGGGATACGACATCAAACCGGTTGCGCTGCAAGGCAGTTCGACCCCAACCGCCGGGGCAAACAGATTAACCATTACGGTTGCTGTTAAATACACCAACACGCTTGATAAACCCGAAAATAAAACCAGTTTCGAAGAAAGTTTTACACGATACTTCGATTTTCCGTTAACCGGGGCACCAGTTCAATCGCTTTTGCCAGGCGCAATTGATAATATAAACAAACAGCTTACCGAAGATATCTTCAATAGGGCTTTTGCTCAGTGGTAACATAATCGTTAAAAAAAAACCAAGTACATTTTTTAACTTAGCAGCAAACCTCTTTATAGAATGAACAACAAGAAGCTACTTGCCGATTTACTCGAACAACCTGCAAAGGTCGATGCATCGCATGTATCTTTTTTAAAAGAAATGGCCAGTGCGTACCCTTACGCCCAGCCCATCCACCTGCTTTTGGCCAAGGCCGAAGCCTCATTTGTTCCCAAAGCAGCTTTGTACAGTCAGGGAAACGTGCTATTTCATATCCTAAATATGGTTCCCGTAAAGAATGAGGACATAGCGATAGCCGACGATAGGAAATCTGAACTTACTACCGAGTCGGATGTTATGGTTGAGCTTGATGAGCAAGACGTTTACGAAGAAATTGGTGAACTTAATGTTGATGAAATTGAGGAGATACCGACAACAGCCTCGCCCGATTCGGCACAAGCAGATCATCATTTAACAGATTTGCCATCTGACGACCTTTTCATTGAAAGTGTTGCGGCAACCGATTTTTTCGCATTTGAACAAGCTTTAAGTACTGATATTGCGCCAGAACCAGAAGTGCCTCAAATCGAAACCGTTGTTCCTGATGAACCTGAACACCATCGTGTTTCTAAATACGACGATGACCAGCTTCCCTACACCTTTTTATGGTGGCTGGCCAAAACCAGAAAAGAACACGAGCAGATTTTTCAGCCCTATGCGCAGCAAAAACCGAAACCGACAGTTGTAAAGCAGCAAAACGATACTAATGCCGCATTTCAGCAGCAGTATGTAGAGCACATTTTTCACATTCAAACCCCGTTTGAGGTTGCCGATCATTTGGCAGAATATCCTACAACCGAAGTTAAAGATGCTAAAGGAGCCGAAATTATCGAACGGTTTTTGAAAGAAGACCCAACAATAAAACCGCCAAAGCCCGAGCAAATAGATAACGAAAACAAGGCCAAGAAGAGCGCCGAAGATAGATACGACCTGGTTTCAGAAACATTGGCAAAGATTTACATCGAACAAATGCTTTATCACAAAGCCATAGATACTTATAAAAAATTAAGTTTGAAATATCCAGAAAAAAGCCGTTACTTTGCCGACCTTATCCAATCTATAGAAAAGAAATTTTAAAATATAAATATTATCATGGTAACCTTTTTAATCATTTTATTAATAATTGCGTGTGTAGCCCTAGGCCTATTTGTATTGATACAAAACCCTAAAGGCGGTGGCTTAGTAACAGGCGGCGGCTCTACCAACATGTTTGGTGTACAACGTACTGGCGATGTTTTAGAAAAAGGATCGTGGGTTTTGTTGGTTGCTATCGTAATATTATCACTGGCAATTACTACAGTTTCTAAAAATAGCGGCGGTACTGCAGTTGGCAATTCGGCAATTCAAGAGCGTTTAAACAAAACGCCGTCACCATCGCCACTTGGCAACAGCTTAAACACTGCAAAGCCCGCAGCAACAACACCTGCTAAAACAGATACTACAAAGAAATAAATAAATACTTTATGAGTTTTTAAAAAGCTTTCCTTTAAACGAGGAAAGCTTTTTTTGTTTAATCCGTAGGCGGATTTTGGGGTGCTGCAACGCGATTTAATTTTTCAGCATAAGATCAATATAAGTGACGCCTTCAACGCGGTCGTCATTGCGAGGCACGAAGCAATCTCTTTTCGTAGATCACCTCGCACGAACCCGCCTCGTCACCCTGTCCCGTACGTACGGGATCAGGGCCTTTATAGCATGAAAGATGCTGAAATAAATCCGATAGCTATCGGATCAGCAGGACGACCGTTCGTGTAAGAGCTTATAAAAACGCGTGTTACAAAAAACGTCAATGGTAGCGCAGTCGAAGGACAGATATTTTTTGTTTTATCCAATAAAAAGGCTCTTCAGCTGAGTTTATCTTGAGCGTAGCCGAAAGGCACGAACCCGGCCTCGCTACAAAGTAGCCCCTTTGGGGCAATGACGATTCTCCGAAAAACCTGCCATTTCAATCACGGGCGTCTCTCTGAAAGAAATCGTCATTCCGAACGAAGTGCTCCGAAGGAACTCCTGTGGAGGGGAAATCTTGCGCAAAGTCTGATTTAGAGATTTCTATGCTGCCTGCCAGTC from Pedobacter endophyticus includes:
- a CDS encoding AsmA family protein gives rise to the protein MTAQNRNKLWVWIGSIVGGLILILAFAAMYISAHLKPIVSEKIKDGVYNGSHHLYKIDFKSINLNVITGSLALRDVTLKYDTAVFDSLKLMKLAPAHTFEVKLKKLQITRVGLLTAYFKKRINVNEIRLDKPSINMIFNKVPKEKDTIKPEKSLYEQISKTFKSVRIHSVRIVDADFDYINRSGAKKTKNSVKHLDISVKDFLLDSLSGNDTSRFYYTKDVSFQLAGYKSVTKDKMYSMKVDTISGSAASKKITVKGFKLTPLYDELTFARKYTIQKDRYDLAFSKIEFNGVDFIGLNTDQKLHARALKIGPANVEVFMSRESPAPANLDKGRNYPHMALKRLKLPIKIDTVKLTNVDVRYAEYNPASKKTGAVEFKSVTGDIVNVTNDSVKLAKNNHAVADLNTLLMGSGKMNVKIDFNLTDKNAAFTYSGSLGKFDFKKLNSLAKNLGLVEIESGNVQRVNFKATGNLRSASGSISMLYTNLKVKLLSDNIDGEGTKEKGFLSFLANAVLVKDQNPLKGEAPRTATMTNTRINSASFFNLMWKTVFVGIKDIVGVGIVPEKNPVKQQKVIAKKIREQKREDRREARRAKRAKN
- a CDS encoding MiaB/RimO family radical SAM methylthiotransferase is translated as MIDLQIQDKTHDEARQGEALILDAPVKADARKLYIESYGCAMNFADSEIVASILSETGFETTGDYHQADVIFINTCSIRENAETRVRNRLSQFGAEKRRNPKLIVGVLGCMAERLKSKFLEEERLVDVVVGPDAYRDLPNLIEQVESGHKAVNVLLSREETYADISPVRLNSNGITAFISITRGCNNMCSFCVVPFTRGRERSRDAHSIVAEARALFEAGYREVTLLGQNVDSYTWTPGALTNPSGERGNAELPNQPNGQVSPTGGDLEGALAGVVNFANLLEMVALVSPELRVRFSTSHPKDITDEVLHTIAKYDNICNYIHLPVQSGNTRVLELMNRTYTREWYINRIDAIRNIIPGCAISTDIIAGFCTETEEEHQETLSMMDYVQYDFAYNFTYSERPGTLAARKLEDDIPEEVKKRRLAEILAKQQAHSLMRLQEWVGKTVRVLIEGTSKKSDKDYCGRGDSGAMAIFPAVDNVKPGEYANVYIERCTSATLIGRIV
- a CDS encoding sigma-54 interaction domain-containing protein — translated: MDTQNIKQRFGIIGNSPLLNRAIDIASQVAPTDMSVLITGESGSGKEVFSHIIHQMSARKHGAFIAVNCGAIPEGTIDSELFGHEKGSFTGAHEARKGYFEVANGGTIFLDEVAELPLGTQARLLRILESGEYLRVGSSKVQKTDVRIIAATNVDVYNRVKNGKFREDLYYRLNTVPLRIPALHERKEDIYLLFRKFAADFSDKYRSPGLHLEQDAVNILTNYSWPGNVRQLKNIAEQICVLEKDRNVTGQALLNYIPNEAGSNLPMTINSQSKEDFTERDILYKVLFDMKKDMVELKKLVAEIIQHGGNTATVLADNPQYINQLYRDVELPAGQEHAFTIQHHTPGNNVNNNNNSDYFAHDAEEVEESLSLVDKESDLIKKALKKHKGKRKFAAQELGISERTLYRKIKELNL
- a CDS encoding LptE family protein: MVINKPKVAYLFQAAKLLSFFVVAALFSACSYKFSGASIPAEMKTVTVRVFENNAPLVVPTLSNSFTEAVKTRIRNQTRLAVVPNEGQAIFEGRITGYDIKPVALQGSSTPTAGANRLTITVAVKYTNTLDKPENKTSFEESFTRYFDFPLTGAPVQSLLPGAIDNINKQLTEDIFNRAFAQW
- the secG gene encoding preprotein translocase subunit SecG, with translation MVTFLIILLIIACVALGLFVLIQNPKGGGLVTGGGSTNMFGVQRTGDVLEKGSWVLLVAIVILSLAITTVSKNSGGTAVGNSAIQERLNKTPSPSPLGNSLNTAKPAATTPAKTDTTKK